One Pectobacterium colocasium DNA segment encodes these proteins:
- a CDS encoding TIGR00645 family protein, which translates to MERFIENLMYSSRWLLAPVYLGLSLGLLALAIKFFQEVFHVLPNILDIAEADLVLVLLSLIDMTLVGGLLVMVMLSGYENFVSALDISQGKEKLNWLGKMDSGSLKNKVAASIVAISSIHLLRVFMDARNIPDNKLMWYVIIHLTFVLSALVMGYLDRMSRYEKSKTA; encoded by the coding sequence ATGGAACGTTTTATTGAGAATCTGATGTACTCATCGCGCTGGCTGCTTGCCCCGGTTTATCTTGGGCTGTCGCTGGGTTTACTGGCGCTGGCGATCAAGTTTTTCCAGGAGGTGTTCCACGTCCTGCCTAATATTCTGGATATCGCTGAAGCGGATTTAGTGCTGGTGCTGCTGTCATTGATCGATATGACACTGGTTGGCGGCTTGCTGGTGATGGTGATGCTGTCCGGTTACGAGAACTTTGTTTCGGCGCTGGATATCTCCCAAGGCAAAGAAAAGCTGAACTGGCTCGGTAAGATGGACTCCGGCTCGCTGAAAAACAAAGTCGCTGCCTCGATTGTCGCTATCTCGTCTATCCATCTGCTGCGTGTGTTTATGGATGCCCGTAACATCCCGGATAATAAACTGATGTGGTACGTGATTATCCATCTGACGTTTGTGCTGTCTGCACTTGTCATGGGGTATCTGGATCGCATGTCGCGTTACGAAAAAAGCAAAACGGCATAA
- a CDS encoding NADP-dependent oxidoreductase, translating to MSQTHQINRRVVLAQRPHGAPTQETFRLEQQPVPQTAAGQILLRTVYLSLDPYMRGRMSDAPSYAKPVELDDVMVGGTISRVVESKHPDYQTGDWVLSFSGWQDYALSDGKGLTNLGQSPTNPSYALGVLGMPGFTAYMGLTDIGQPKAGETLVVAAATGPVGATVGQIGKLKGCRVVGVAGGAEKCRYAVDVLGFDVCLDHRADDFAEQLKQACPQGIDIYFENVGGKVFDAVLPLLNTSARIPVCGLVSGYNATGLPDGPDRLALLAGTILKKRIRMQGFIIFDDYGHRFDEFWKDVAPWVAEGKIKYREEIVDGLENAPEAFIGLLQGRNFGKLVVRVGPDA from the coding sequence ATGTCGCAAACCCATCAAATTAACCGCCGTGTGGTTCTGGCCCAGCGCCCGCACGGCGCGCCAACACAAGAGACATTCCGTCTGGAACAACAGCCTGTTCCACAGACCGCTGCGGGGCAGATCCTGCTGCGTACGGTCTACCTCTCTCTTGACCCCTATATGCGTGGCCGCATGAGCGACGCCCCCTCTTATGCCAAACCCGTCGAACTGGATGACGTGATGGTGGGCGGAACCATCAGCCGCGTGGTTGAGTCCAAACACCCTGACTATCAGACGGGCGATTGGGTGCTGTCCTTCAGCGGCTGGCAGGACTATGCGCTTTCCGACGGTAAAGGCTTAACGAATTTGGGGCAGTCGCCCACCAATCCTTCCTACGCATTGGGCGTGCTGGGTATGCCAGGCTTCACCGCGTATATGGGGCTGACGGATATCGGCCAGCCTAAAGCGGGGGAAACGCTGGTGGTGGCTGCTGCGACCGGCCCGGTCGGGGCGACGGTCGGTCAGATTGGGAAACTGAAAGGCTGCCGGGTGGTTGGTGTCGCGGGCGGAGCGGAGAAGTGTCGCTACGCGGTTGACGTTCTGGGATTCGATGTTTGCCTCGACCATCGGGCGGATGATTTTGCAGAACAGTTGAAACAAGCCTGCCCGCAGGGCATTGATATCTACTTTGAAAACGTCGGTGGGAAAGTTTTTGATGCCGTGCTGCCGTTGCTGAATACCTCAGCGCGTATTCCTGTGTGTGGGTTAGTCTCCGGCTACAATGCAACAGGGTTGCCTGATGGCCCCGATCGTTTAGCGCTGTTAGCGGGCACGATTCTGAAGAAACGCATTCGGATGCAGGGGTTCATCATCTTTGATGATTACGGGCACCGCTTCGATGAGTTCTGGAAGGATGTGGCGCCGTGGGTGGCCGAAGGTAAGATTAAATACCGGGAAGAGATTGTCGACGGGTTGGAAAACGCCCCCGAAGCCTTTATCGGCCTGCTGCAGGGCCGCAATTTTGGCAAATTAGTGGTTAGGGTCGGGCCGGATGCCTGA